One genomic window of Fusarium keratoplasticum isolate Fu6.1 chromosome 3, whole genome shotgun sequence includes the following:
- a CDS encoding Salicylate 1-monooxygenase (Salicylate 1-monooxygenase [Fusarium fujikuroi]): MPSSQESPLNVVIVGAGLAGLLAARVLREKHNVKVYERASAPAEVGAAINIGPNGVRILDTLGFDRLNAGSQAVGATKIFTKEGKLTLDEKHNYAEKYGADWLFQHRADLRNEFLRLATEETATSGIPGRPAQIFWDQKVVDISPDQGWITLDSSEKIHADLVIAADGIKSVIRPHVVGDAAFQTARPSGLSAFRFTLEVDEIKQSLNEIPQILQPDQPTCLSMVYSFDDTMRSVVMYPCRNFQIFNFVCIVPDSSLKEETTESWTASGDREELLSLFSDFPVWVQDYLKIAKNIKLWQLRDQDPLPTYIRGRTVLIGDAAHAMTPHQGQGGTQAVEDAEAFRLFLQPGVSSADVPQLLRNLDSVRRPRASLIQNNTRKAKNKRTAEEVYMFEKINWTYPGIFEGLKTAKAA, translated from the exons ATGCCTTCATCACAGGAAAGTCCCCTCAACGTGGTTATCGTTGGAGCTGGTCTTGCTGGGCTTCTCGCCGCGCGAGTCTTGCGCGAGAAACACAACGTCAAAGTATATGAGCGGGCCTCTGCTCCCGCCGAGGTTGGTGCCGCCATCAACATAGGACCAAACGGCGTTCGGATCCTCGACACCTTGGGTTTCGACCGTCTGAACGCGGGGTCACAAGCAGTCGGCGCCACCAAGATCTTTACGAAGGAGGGGAAACTCACACTAGATGAGAAGCACAACTACGCCGAGAAATATGGAGCAGATTGGCTCTTTCAACATCGGGCGGATCTAAGAAACGAGTTCCTACGACTTGCGACAGAGGAGACTGCCACCTCTGGCATTCCGGGGAGGCCGGCCCAGATATTCTGGGATCAAAAGGTCGTTGACATCTCGCCGGATCAAGGCTGGATTACTCTTGACTCTAGTGAGAAGATCCACGCCGATCTGGTCATTG CTGCTGATGGCATCAAGTCCGTAATACGCCCCCATGTAGTCGGCGATGCTGCATTCCAGACTGCGAGGCCATCGGGTCTATCCGCGTTTCGGTTCACCCTGGAGGTGGACGAGATCAAACAGTCACTGAATGAAATCCCCCAGATTCTCCAGCCTGATCAGCCGACGTGCTTGTCCATGGTCTATTCCTTCGACGACACCATGCGGTCTGTCGTCATGTATCCTTGCCGCAACTTCCAAATCTTCAATTTTGTGTGTATTGTCCCGGACAGCAGCTTAAAGGAGGAAACCACAGAGTCATGGACTGCTTCTGGAGACAGAGAAGAGTTGCTGTCCCTGTTTAGTGACTTCCCAGTATGGGTGCAGGACTATCTGAA AATCGCAAAGAACATCAAACTATGGCAACTAAGAGACCAAGATCCACTGCCAACCTACATCCGCGGGCGAACAGTCCTGATAGGCGACGCAGCTCATGCCATGACGCctcatcaagggcaaggaggaacacaggctgtcgaggatgccgaggcttTCAGATTGTTCTTGCAACCAGGCGTATCCAGTGCAGATGTGCCGCAATTGTTGCGAAATCTTGATTCGGTGCGAAGGCCGCGTGCAAGCCTGATCCAGAACAATACCAGaaaggccaagaacaagagaaCTGCGGAAGAAGTGTATATGTTTGAGAAGATTAATTGGACATACCCGGGTATCTTTGAGGGGTTGAAAACTGCAAAAGCAGCGTAA
- a CDS encoding PKS-ER domain-containing protein, with protein MSDPESASRATFRKAGTFIMARRLVLRSPYERLQLEPYAPTPPGPSYIQVKVVATSLNHLDWKRIKKNLFIPDFPHVLGMDIIGQVLDGSQSRGFQKGDLIVAPGTVGYSDGCSFQTHALVHEDHCAKITSDISVLGLSTLPFSLSTAACGLYLGAGLAKVADEPDTTHAQVLIWGANGGVGKLAVQLAKMSSYSVIAVTSRDETKVEAASRGAEHVFSNSESDLVKKIRAVAPNLRHAFDTVVTSNTMAKIVECCEKPAKVATAIKYNGSDVDGVQVTPVYSGEIMGKTMVGLPSAAGLELGKWLWGNLDEWLKSNQITPLEYEELDGIESVQDGLEVLESGTAHRKLVTYVV; from the exons ATGTCCGACCCAGAGTCGGCATCTCGGGCCACATTCCGGAAGGCCGGAACAT TTATTATGGCAAGACGACTTGTCCTCCGATCCCCATATGAGCGCTTGCAGCTTGAGCCTTACGCTCCGACTCCCCCTGGACCTTCATATATCCAGGTCAAAGTTGTAGCAACGTCTTTAAACCATCTTGACTGGAAGAGGATAAAGAAGAATCTCTTCATCCCGGATTTTCCTCATG TTCTTGGCATGGATATTATTGGACAAGTCCTGGACGGCAGCCAGTCCAGAGGGTTCCAGAAAGGAGACCTGATAGTAGCACCTGGAACGGTCGGCTACAGCGACGGTTGCTCCTTTCAGACACATGCGCTGGTTCATGAGGATCACTGCGCCAAG ATTACTTCCGATATATCAGTGCTTGGCCTTTCGACCCTTCCCTTCAGTCTCTCCACCGCGGCATGCGGCTTGTATCTTGGAGCAGGCCTCGCGAAAGTCGCAGATGAACCCGACACTACTCATGCCCAAGTACTCATCTGG GGTGCCAatggcggcgttggcaaACTTGCCGTCCAGCTTGCCAAGATGTCTAGCTATTCTGTCATTGCAGTTACGTCGAGAGATGAAACCAAGGTAGAAGCTGCATCAAGGGGCGCTGAACATGTTTTCTCAAATTCTGAATCGGATTTGGTAAAGAAGATTCGTGCCGTTGCGCCAAATCTACGCCACGCCTTTGACACGGTTGTCACAAGTAACACCATGGCTAAGATTGTTGAATGTTGTGAGAAGCCAGCAAAGGTGGCTACCGCGATCAAGTATAATGGATCTGATGTCGACGGGGTTCAAGTTACTCCGGTCTACAGTGGTGAGATTATGGGAAAGACAATGGTAGGTTTGCCATCAGCAGCTGGGCTTGAACTTGGAAAGTGGCTTTGGGGGAACCTCGACGAGTGGTTAAAGTCAAATCAGATCACGCCGCTCGAATATGAAGAGCTTGATGGAATTGAGAGTGTTCAAGATGGCTTGGAGGTCCTGGAAAGCGGAACCGCGCATAGAAAGCTCGTCACGTATGTTGTGTGA